TACTCTTAAATGTACTCTAAGGAATTTTGTGAGAGTACCGTCAGTTGGAACCGGTTAAAAGGGTGTTGGAGATCATCAAGATAGATCGGTACATATTAAAGAAGCGGCAGCGTACTTTGCGAAGGAGTCACTGAACAGCGCGTGGTAACAGATGACATGATCATTATCTTTTTATCGATTTGCCACGGTTATGATAATCACACCGCGCACTAGAAGGGACAGTTTCTCTTTCTCAATGTCTCAAAAATCTGCTCCGCGCGCTCTTCATTGGCTTCAACCCAAATGAGTAGGTCACCCCTTTCAAATGCGCATCCAAATTCTCTTTCCAAAGACTCCAGATAGTTTCCGGTAATCTTGCTGGGGTTCATTCCCAAAGACGCTATTACTGTTCCGTGACGTTCATTTTCTTCATCTTGATGTGAAAAAACCATTTTCTCTCACCTGTTGGATTAATCTCCCGCTGGACGCCCTTAATCAGCCAAGTTTAAGGCCATGAATTAATTTTTGGGCTACAATCAATTTCCGAGAAACCGCCTTTTTTCATATGCATTTTATGCGCCACAGTGTTCATGGTCTTGAGTTTACTGGTATTACGTGTGTTAGGCTCTTGGGTGAGATTTTCAAGCGGATGAACTTAGGATGGAATGGCTACAAAATAGTAAGGTTTATTGATGATATCATACTAAAATGTAATTATAGGGGATGGAAGGAAACCTCTCCCCTGGGGCAAAACAAATTCAGTATACAGATGTCGGAATAACTAAGTAATGGATAATCGATACGCCCGTTTGAAAGATACCTAGATGTATGAAATGGTCTCCGGAAATTCTCCGGATCCTTTTGAACGATGGCGGGAGTCTTGTTCACCCTGTAAAAATTGGTCCTAACCGTGAAGCGCCCCATTTGCCGCCCTGGGGAACGAGGAATTGAAGAATGGGAAAGCACGTTTGTCCATGGTGGGTAGGGTATATACTTGCCAACCCAATCCGGCGCCTATTCCAAAACCCTGAAAAGATTCTTTCGCCATACGTAATGCCGGGGATGACTGTGCTGGACGTAGGTTCAGGTATGGGCTTCCTGACAATTCCAGCAGCCAGGATGGTGGGCAAAGCCGGAAAAGTGATAGCTGTCGATCTGCAAGAAAAGATGCTGGCCTCTTTGGTCAAGAGGGCGGCAAAAGCTGGTCTGGGAGGTCGTATAGTCACCAAACTCTGCGAGCCCGACAGTCTTGATGTTTCTGAGCCAGTTGACCTATGCTTGGCGTTTTATGTTCTTCATGAAGTTCCAGATGTTAGCGGTTTCCTTTTTCAGATCAAGGACATTCTGAGACCTACGGGGCGACTTCTTGTCGCCGAGCCTGGAAACTGGCACGTTTCAGACAAAGAGTTTGAGAATATGATTGACCTGGCCTCGGCGGCAGGACTTGAACTCATCGAAGAACCCCGGATAGCGGGGAGCAGATCGGCGCTGCTGTCTCCTGCTGCCGCAT
This Desulfomonilaceae bacterium DNA region includes the following protein-coding sequences:
- a CDS encoding methyltransferase domain-containing protein, whose product is MGKHVCPWWVGYILANPIRRLFQNPEKILSPYVMPGMTVLDVGSGMGFLTIPAARMVGKAGKVIAVDLQEKMLASLVKRAAKAGLGGRIVTKLCEPDSLDVSEPVDLCLAFYVLHEVPDVSGFLFQIKDILRPTGRLLVAEPGNWHVSDKEFENMIDLASAAGLELIEEPRIAGSRSALLSPAAASGK